acattattttcataaaaatgtgaTGAACATTGTTTGTAAAAACATTTCGATAAATAACAGGCTTTTAGGATCGGGGTCATTCATTCACTTATGAACAGTGGTGAAGGCATCCATTACAGATCCAAATACATGAATGTCTTTTAGATATACCACAACCTGCACTGTTATGTAttaagaataaaagatacataAGAGCCAGGGCTGTACCTAACATTTTAAAGTTGAGAAGGCAGAGAAACCCGAAAAAGGGCAGTTGTCTACAGTCCAAAAACTGTTCGGCCTATTACAAAATGCTTGTCAGTCCCAAGTGAagtttttctacattaaatttCTATTGGATGTAACaacaatatttgcaaaaagggCTCTCTTctaaattttctgggggactGGTACCCACTATGTACGGCCCTGAGAGCAATATTTATGGTTATAAAAAGATGACCTCTAGTCTAAATGCAGATTTCTCATACGAGTTTCCCCGGCTATATGACGACAGTTGGAACTAATTCCTGATTTTGCGTCGCTCTGGAACTAGAACAGCCCGGGCAGGAATGCAACGACTCGTGAATAAACATATCACAATCGGTACAGAAAATCTTCGTACACTTTCCACATTGAAAAacctacaaaaataaaatcaagtcTTCAGTTTAACTTGTGGCATTCAAGGAGTTAGAGTgcaaaaatgtcatttttcaaatgttgATTTATTGTTAATAGGACTGAGTTTACCGTACAAAACTTACGCTAGTTTTATTCAGTTCTTGTTGGCAACTGTAGCAATACAGACAATTCTGGTCGAACTGCTCGGTTTTGAGTTCGGCAAACAACGGAAGAGGAAACAGATGATGATAAGATCGAGCTAAATGCGGAGCCGATACAAGCGTTAAGCCTGCGAGAGAGAAGGCAAAATGAAATCGAGTATTCACGAGGATTAGTgtgaagaagttaatggaaATGTGACATTAAAAGTTAACTCTGATCCCACAATCAACCctgcttaatccggattttgATCTAATCCAGATATCATTTACAGTTCACCACCTATACAAAAATGTACGTAAAATATGATGTTTAATATGGATTTCTCATGAACTCCCAGATGATCCGAATTCTATTGCATATACAGAAGACTCCACCTATAGCAGTATTGCTGGAACTAGCAAAACGTTATtgctaaagaaaaatatatagatttggTTTTTTGATGCTGGTATAGATTTCCAGATTATTTCACTTCGACAAACAGAGGGGACAGGAATTACTTAATATATTATTCTAGTTTGAACGGATTTCCGTATAGACCAGCACCGCTCTAGCCGGAGACTTCTGTATTTGATAATCTAAGTAAATAGCTGTCAATTTTCGCTGGAACTTACTTACCACACGCTTTGCATTCAACCGGTAGTTCGCAGTATTTACTTTTGCATTGAGGACAAAAGTAACCGACATTGCTGAATCCGTTGCTCAATTTACTGTCTAAATGACTGAAACAAAAAACCAATTTCATGATGGACTCACTATCGAAAAATTAGTACCATAAAGAGCAGGCGtgttaaaactcaccacatgCACAGAGAAGGGCTTTCCTGATCCATGTTTGCATTCAACTGATGATGAGGAAATCCTGTAAAAAAATCCCCAAAATGACAGATAAAACCTGGGCAACGGGCAACGACAGATACATAAGACTTAGCAGACGGAAGATCGAGAACCGTTAAATTATGTCAACAGGAATAAATTCCTACCCATACGTATTAGCGATGATTCTGTGTTAGTCTGAAACAAAATCAATAAGATAGCTCGATGATTTAAACGCTAAACACGAATAACGACCTTGAAGAGATTCTGTTGTATAATTACCGTAGATGGTGCTGGTATCACATGCGCCAATAATAGATTCTTAAAATGAGTTTCATCCAATATCACATCATATCTTCCTACAAACACATCGGAATAATGATAAAACCATAAGCGTATTAGACATAATTGAATAGTCATCATTGCACAAGCAATTAGCTTTTAGACCCAAGTCAAATCTTCTAAGATGTCATATTGGAATCTCTGGATGAAAAGAATGGGCAATAATCTTATGTAGGATATACAGTGGAatccgcttaattcggatcatttgggaccaacaaaatcCATCCGGTTTACAGGGAATCCGGATCaaaagtcattttcttgtatattaatGAGCAAATGGactgaaaatcaaatattatcccGATTAGACCAAAAATCTAGTTACGAATTAAGTGGGTTTGAATGTATGCAGAGGCAGGTATGAAGATGGTAAATGGACAACCGATTACCTACCATGCGTGTCATGGCACAGTTTCTTACAAACTCGTACTTCAGCTGCTAAACCAATTacagaacattgaatattagCGCTTTTCATACTCTGTAAAAaggaaaatgaattttgaaaatactgtATTACACGATGTTGTTCTCAAACATGTCCGTCAAGTACTGGTACGTGTCTTCAAGCAAACCACTAATAAAATAGGGATCAGGTAAATGTTCAAGTCGGCtcatgtttgtttttatgaaCCCTACCTTAATTGTCTGTAAAATATCACCGGGGTCGCAGGTCGTCAGTGAACCCATAATTATGAGGATTTCGCGGCTAGTGTGACTGGGCATGtgtctgaaaagaaaaatcagaATGAATCAACTGTAAAGTTTCCATGAATAAGTCAGATAATGTTCAAGCAAAATGTTGGCTCTGGCCTTTTCCTCACATTTTCAGATATATCACCATCCCAAACTCAGATATATCAATGTCCCAATTCAGTTTTCTAAGGAAACTCGCCTATTTCTATGGCTGGCTCGGATGATtagaaattcatcaaaaccACCGACCGTCAGTTGTAAAAGCTATGACTTTCCTGTTATTGAACCAAACATGCCAAAACAGGTTGAGATACGTACATTTAGGCTATGTCTCTGCAGTCGTTAAAAATAGGATATCAGTCGATACAAAGTACTAAGATTGAGCTCAACCTCGGTTTCTAGTCAAAAACTTTAGAAGAAAAATCAAACTTTCTCATAGTCACCATTTTCTCTAAGtcgtagaatatttttcaattcaaaaacatCTGGgatgggtttcatagatgtggaagaaaaatagtccctgggaacattttaaaatttgtctgttataaccatggtttctcattatAACTATGGTTgttgtcacccagattgaggatttacccctagggataactttgatactcggTCTATGAATCAGACCAGACGGGTCTACCAGACGGGCCCTGGACTGCATTAGAACATCTCTTAATCGTAATGGAAAGATGATTCATCGAAGAAATGAAAACTCACTTTAAAGTTTGCGAAGCAAGTTCGAGGACGTTTTGCAAAGACGGTTCGCCTTGACATGTTTTTTTCTGTAGAGTCTTAAGCGCCGCTATGTGTCTCTTCGGGTTACCGCCGAGTTCCGTCAGTTTCTCCGATCGTTTACTCCGCGTGACAATAATTCCCAGTTGACTGATCGGATTTTGATCGAAATATTCCTCGACGAATGTTTCCAATAACTGAAAAGCAAAAAGCCAGACGATCAAAGAAAGTTCTACAAAATTCTGacttatatttcattaatctATTTACCATATCTAGTGCCCTATTAAGTGTTACAAACACAGCTCTAAGGCACTAACAAAACacattttattgataaaattaGAACATAAGTGGTGATAATAAAAGGTGACTAGTTCTGATAAAAGGCTTCAGTGAACAGATACGCTGTAAGAGACTTTCTAAATTGCCTGCAAAGCTGTCCGCATAGCTTATGTCGCAAAGCTGCGACTTTGACGGCTTTAAAGGCATGTGGCTAAAGGATAACTACGATGCTTAAAGGTTTCGGGTATAATCATCGGAATAACTATCGGGCCAAACTCAGCAGCTAGGTTCAGAATATGACTAACTCCGATCTTCTACCTCTACTTCTATACCAATTTATGGCCACCATCaaccaattgatgattttgCAATCAGGAGGcgcatgaaaaaaatttgttgtttttaatgagtttATTTAAAAACTGCCCAATGGCGTTAGGCAGTTAGGAGAGACTTGAAGGCTTCAAGGCTCTCGGCGGTCACCGTTGTGGCGGTAAGGCATTCCAATCAGTGATGGTCCTTGGGAAAAATGACCACTTGCGTGCTTCGGATGAACACGCTGGCCACTGGAATGCATGCTGGCTCAAACATAGCGTATTGGCTTGACGAGACGACTAGTGGTGTCTAGGTTGACCATGCCATTGGTAATCTTGTACATCATGGCTAGTCTGGCATTTCTGCGCCTATTCTCCAGTGTCGGCCAATGAGCTTACCTTCAGAGATGAAAGGAGTCGGTTCGGTTTCAGATCTTGGTCTTCCATCGCATTCGACATGTCTAATACAAGAAACATGTGTCTCATCTATAATAGATATATTCACTGtaattttatttatcaatcCATTCAACCAATCCTAAAAAAACTAGCGGCAGTATTTTCACTAGATTCCTACCATTCCGAGTCGAACATTATTCGGTCTTTCTTCCAGCCTCTTACGTTTAGCTCGTAGCACGATTTCATCGATGCTCGCTTGTAACGACCCATCATCCCCTTCCTTTAATGCTTCCCTATATCAATCGAATAGAATCAGTTGCTATATCAAAAGGCCTATTGTTCAGTTTTTAAATGGTTGCACAAGGCAGGTTCTTGCAGGTttcccaatttcattttccgcACCTTTTCCAAACCCAGATTAAAGATTTTCCACACTCCTAAGTAACACATTCCCGACCTTGACTGACCAGGGGCTGATTGCTCAtgagttggttaaagataaccagcggataaatactgtagtaacaatgaacatCTAATTGTCATtacgtcaactatccactggttaactctaaccaacttggCCCCGGAAAGTCAAAACTAGTATTTCAGTAGCAGCAGAATCCTGACACTCAAGAAGGTCAGCATCAGTATGATTCGCACATAACCTCTTCAAGAACTCGAAGGTCTTGTCTAGTGCTTCGCCTTCTACTCAGTTCACCAGAGCTAGTACTAGGGTCATCCTCGCTAGCCAGAATTCGGGTTTGGGTCTCATACAGGCCCCAGGACAGGGTTTGGGCCTCCTGCAGGCCAAGCACACATACAGCTAATCCCATATAACCCGATTCTCTCAAACAATCTAAGTAAGATCTAAACTACGTGAAGCAAGATTAAAACAAGCATATAGCCCGCAATAACGGAACATTTTGtgaccgtcaagtgctgccaccacaAAAAATTACTTTACACGAAATCAACGATTGTACGAGTCCATgactaaaattcaaattataacTTCATTGAGTAAATAAGATATATATTTCCTACTAATGTGAATATCTATTTACCAGGTTCGTTCGTATTCCGTCTCCCAGCGATAGAATTTACCCAGTTCTTCGCCAATACCGGCACTGGTGGAAGCCATCTTTTAAACAGAACCGTACAGTGGCTCCGCCACCAATTAGCCGTGGCCTAATTGCCTGCCAATCATTCGTAACGGACCAATCACGATCCTCAACGCCTACCGGAAGTGAACGGCGAGGGCTGTAAAtttttctagaaaaataaagaaacacgTGTAATTTCCATGAATATTAGAGATGTTTTGTCGACCAGTAGGTCTCAATAGTGTTGAGAATGTCGACTGATGTAGTTGAAGGAACAGCGCTGCATTACGGGGATATCATCGTTATTTGTCTTTACTTTGTTTTCGTCTTAGGGATTGGACTATGGGTGAGGTTATTTCTTGTGATTTTTGTTCGCTAATAAAAAAAAGTGTAGACTGTAGTCAATGTGACTGTCATGGTAGTACTAGTAGTAGTGTAGAGACTGTTTCATTCTGCTGTCACCTGCGGTAGCCTGCGTGCAACTGTTAGGCCTATGCTGCATATACCCACTCTCCATAATCTGTGCTTAACATCTCTCACCCACCACAGATCGAGAAGCCCTAATTAGTTCTCTGAAATATGATAATGCCTGCCTTGTTGAACTGACTGGGCAAAACGAAATGGcatatgtaggcctactatCACTATTAAAATAGCCAGACCCGATAACTGATTAAGATAAAAAACCACTACAgtattcaaattgaaatattaaaggtgaatttgatttttaatctATCCGATTTGTATGTTGacgctgggttttttcttaaaacTCAAATAGTAAGTAGGCCTGTATTGTTCATTCTCATTGATCTAGTAAACAATGTATTCGGCTGTCAGCAGAACCTTAAATCCCTCAAACTGAATATTGCCTCATTTGTTCCGAGTGTAGACTGTATGGACGTAAAGCACATATAACGTTCCGTATCAAGACTTTAGATAATATTGTTAATTCTTCTGATGCATGCTTCATCTGTGACATAAaccatgattattattaggggcCTGTCAGCATCATCAAATATCGGTGATTGTGCTAGATTGACTTTGTTAATCATCCTTTTACATATATTTTATCATCACAGGGGCCTGACACAAAAAGTGTTTGACCCCAGTATATCCTGGGATATCAGGCCCTTGttgtttaattctcattttaaTGTTCCTCGACATTGGTCCTGTCAACTTTTTTGAACTGTCAGACAGATAATGTCTTAGTTAACATTTAGGACTGATAAAGTTATTTTTGGCTTTGATTTCGAGTTTGTGTTGGAGCCTCGTTCGCTAGTAGTTCAACTTGGCCCTATTATTGACATTGCGCATATCAATCATGTTCCGTCAAAACTTCAATGGTTTGGCTCGTACTCGAATGGCCCCGACATACATAGGCCTGTATagataagatgaaaaatatattgagaaaagaaatgataaaatgGATGGTTCATTTTTTTGACGCTGTTATAAGCGTTACacttatgtttatatacataattgatacctagtatgcgttatttgaagcgttctgtgtgagtcgatgtgcactacgccATCAATATCAGCTTTTCAagataacaattacaattgtgaattttggcctTGATTTTGcaattttagatatatttcctgacttattttctattcataTCTTCttaataatgaattttgagTGGATGTGCCCGACGTTGTCATGTTTGGTACTAACTATTATTAGTCCGTGCTGTTATTTGGACCAGCGATGTTCCCTGTGGCTAGAAACTTAACTGAGCTTAATAGCATTTCGCCATACAACCACTTTTCCGAGAATTTTCGGTTCAGAGTTGCTTTTAAGGCTAATCAGTACTTTGGACCAATGACGAAGTGACCACCAAAACTGAATTGTTAACACGGTATTAATCGTTATCGTCGtatgtttctcatttcagagCTCAAGATCAAACCGTGGAAGTGTTGGGGGTTATTTCCTGGCCGGCAGAAACATGCACTGGATCCCGGTAAGAAAGCGAGCCGGCCGACGGTATTCTTATAGCAGGAAACAAAGAGAACAAACGGCAGGCCTTCCTGGACTTTGTACCACAACAAAACTACGCACCTGGTACTTTCAAGAATTAGCAGTCCAAGGTCTTTTCTAATgattagatttgaattaagTAGTTCATTTCTGTTGAAAGTCTTGTTTATATTTCCCCTTAGTATTCAGATAATGATCCCTGGGTGAAGAATgtaatgaaaactgataagaaaattaattcccTTATCGCTGTCAAAttctttgatttgaatattagACTGTAGATAGTGAAatctagttcatttccaattgcTTAACAAATTTAAAGTCAAAACTGAATCTGTGTATCGATTATTGATATTGTGTCTTGCAATGATATCCATTGGTCCTATCATCCTATATTCTTGAGGTATTCCAATAAGAGCATTAAAGATCAGGCAAATTTACAGTCTGAACAAGAACtttataaaaagaaattgagGAGAGAAAATTCTGGAAAACAGAAATGTTAGCAGAAAATTCCGGAATTCTGGGGGTGGGGGGTGGGGGTTACCCATCAAGCAGACAACAGAAAATTCTGGAAAACAGAAATGATGGCAGAAAATTCTGGAAAACAGAAATATCTAGAAATATTTCCGGAATTGTCAAGTGTCAATTCTGGACCTATCTGGGTAGATCTTGAGTCAACACCTAGACTTTCTCTTATATTCTGggaatacaatacaatacgaTCGTTCTATACCTTTTTTGAGATGTGGAAGTAAATTATCGTTTTAGGTGGGCGCCTCTTTGTTTGCCAGTAATATCGGCAGTATACACTTCGTAGGTTTGGCAGGATCTGGGGCCGCGGCGGGTTTAGGCATTGCTTCGTATGAACTAAATGTAAGTATTATTCTGGCTAAATGTGATAAAATTCTGCACACAAGtacacatttgaaaaaaaaaaactgaaattatCATTCAAATTATAATCACACCTATGTATATGATTTGaatgattattttattttcaaattcgtgCATAGTGGGGCTTTTTGTCATATCACCTATTCTCCACAGGCTATTAGGCACAGACAGACTGCCAAATTATTCTGAATTTTTTTAAGTCCCTTAACATTTTAAGAATGTGGATTGGCCTATATCTTTTTTCCATTCGGGgaacaaaattttgaattattggaaACAACGCGTATTATTTGTTCAGCAACTCGGATAAACGATACACACACTGTACATGAACCCGAAATTGACTTTATTTGGAAAATGGGGAAATCAAACATTTATATTCTGATATATCTTAACAAACAACTGCCGGCTGTATTTATTGACCGGTAACATCTGGTCACCAGGGGTCGGTGTGACCTATCTTGtatgggttttctgcaaagggTGAAAGAAGATCAGTCTGGTTTTCGATTGGAAATATTGATTCCGAGAGTAAAATCATTGTTACTGCTGAACTTAATTTGACTGGGACTGTCTCAAATTCTGAAAACAGAGATTCATTTCAGTGTTAAATGTTGACATACTGGTATAGCGGATATGTGTCCAAATACGGGTAACATGCGATATTAAACTGTTGCCACTGTCCCATTTAAATAATAGATAATCTCAAATTAAGGGTCTGTGAATGAAAAATGTGGTTTTCTAGCATGTAGGCCTATCTGTTAGGACTGGCTGTGAGAATATCAGTCACATACATGTCTCAAAGGGTGACTCCGGGTGGACTTTTGGTTTAAGTATCAGTTAAGAATAACCATCGATAATCAATTAAGAATTATTAGAACATGGAAATTTTCGTTTGTTAGTTAAAGTATTTTTTGTGGGTTTTTTGAACAGGCTATTTTAGTGGTTCTTGTCTTAGGATGGCTGTTCACACCAGTTTACCTGTCATCAGGGGTAAGTCTTAtattaaacatttgtttatctTTTTGTCCGGATAATTTTGAGATTGTCGAACAGACGCCCGGTACTTTCTAAAAGAATCGTTGATAGAATTGACTAAACAAGGAGAAATACTTTTTAGCTTCACTGCAACCGAAGGTCAGCGGAAACGCGGTACTAGTGAGCTGTGGCCAAAGGCGTAAATCGATATGGAGCTGTTTTTTGCCCACCCTAGCGGACTATTGCATTCGCTATTCGTCCACATACTACACACTACAGTGACTGATCTTATCTGATCCTTACCGCATTTAGTAGTATGGATGTTCTATGGGCAACTAGTAAATTGCTAACTAGCTGTTTTAAGATTTGATCCCTAAGAGGTACCCTCAGTGGTGTGGGCATAAGATAAACAATAAGTATAATGGAAATTTACAAAACACAGCAGACCTATGTCAGCTGATATGTTGGGCGATGTAGCCGTAgagggctattgcattcagttatttttggaagtttaAACGACACTTCATTGGATTGTgctgatatttggtttatacagtTGACTACGCATGTATGGTCTCACTGCATTTATAAACATTTACTAATCTATTTTGCTCCCAATAAATCTCCGGTTAACCTAATATACATCAGCTGATCAGATAAACACTTACTGTATTACGCGTCATCTCAGCGATATCCATCCTTATGCCTAgggcacatcgacactgcgattggagacaactagttgcaaggctATTTTCAgcgcatgagaggaactggctggatacgatcagttgcttgaatgtgtcgatgtgagcgagcttacgattggtaagcgtcgatctatctccagttccagccagttgcccttgttctacttttgagcaactggttgtactcaatcgcagtcatatccgtcgatgtgcgcgctctggatttcgacgatcgacacgcgctatgcagttgctgcaactgaccggttgtaactagatttcgatgtccgcggggtaatcgttcggtagcaactagttgtctccaatcgcagtgtcgatgtgcgctaggctttagataatatcgaaaatacatatgtatttttgatattatcTTTTATCTGGATATAGCTGGTACCAGCCGATACCATAGAAGCGTAGACGACTGTACGCGTGTCTACCCTAGACATTATATGTACAGTAGAATAACTAGGGACTGCCCAAATTTATCTGAATTTAGTAAAATCTGaatcatgaatatattacaTGGTTCCACTATTAGTTAAGCTAGATATGATATACAGTTTGCAAAAAGGTTTTTCTTGTGGTGAAAGTCTTGAAAGTGCTTCTTGAATGACCTTGAGACTATCAGAACCTAAGGACTTGACTATAAGCTCTATCTCAGAACTCTGAACTGCTAAATCATTCCTTTGCATATAAACTTAAGACATTACTATACAGGATTCCCTAGAAATTCCAAAACAGTCCAAAATTTCATTCTAGAAGCTTAACAAGTAATCCAGAACTGGATACCTGGTTATAATAGAATATAGCAGCAATGATCACAGGTTTTCTgcattatattttgatacttgCAAGCGATAAAcctttaatgaatggatttgtCTGCCTTGGTGTCCGTTACGACACAGCTGCTGTCATTACGATATATTGATGGGGAATTATTATATGCATCAACTAaggttttattttgattttaatgatAAAACCTTTCCgtattgattcaaatgatttccTGCTTCAATGACTTATGTAGAGTCAGTTGAACTTAAGCAGGAAACAGcaaaggaaatgaaaaaataaccaattgatttagaagTGGTAACCAGTCTCTCGGCGGCTAATACAAATTaggttcatttttcaattcaactcAAGCTTCAGGTCTTTCATCTAACACTTTTGGACAAGCAAAGAAAGGCAAATAATTTCTATCCATTGGTCGTTTATATCGATTTAATCATTGTCGAAATTGGATCAGCATTCGGGGGCTTGTGGACTTTTAAAGATTGGAAGATGACTGCATAAAGAATGCTCTATGATTatggtttcaaggtcattggtttctgtatatgctcaccagggggcgttgaataacgCAATAACatggtatttccttatttaTATAATCAGTACCTGTTTTATGATCGAAGTGAGTTTCAAAGCAttcattgataaatgaatttgttCACCGGACGACgttgaatgttaaaattttccAATTGTCGAGCATTTCACCCAGTTGgtatggtgtccctggacccctagttctttgagaatttatgtatataatattcgaTGCTTAATTCTAGGTGTTTACGATGCCGGAGTATTTGAGAAAACGGTTCGGTGGGCAGAGAATTCGCGTGACGCTGTCGGTCATCTTGCTCCTGATGTACATATTCACTAAAATATCGGTGCGTATTCTTTCAttattcgttttttttttttgctaacaGAGTGCTCTGCGATGTCGGAAAAAGGCTCAGTTCGTTCAACATCTTTCGTGACATGAACCGAGAGAACAGCGTTGTCTGAACATAGAACTATAACCAAATGTGAATGCTGACTCCTCAAAAATCAGCTAAGCACCACTGATTATCTTGGGCAGGTTTCGTAGTCACGGCTTagactaaagaccagtctaagaccatc
This Tubulanus polymorphus chromosome 7, tnTubPoly1.2, whole genome shotgun sequence DNA region includes the following protein-coding sequences:
- the LOC141908265 gene encoding general transcription factor IIH subunit 2-like isoform X1 codes for the protein MASTSAGIGEELGKFYRWETEYERTWEALKEGDDGSLQASIDEIVLRAKRKRLEERPNNVRLGMMRHMFLVLDMSNAMEDQDLKPNRLLSSLKLLETFVEEYFDQNPISQLGIIVTRSKRSEKLTELGGNPKRHIAALKTLQKKTCQGEPSLQNVLELASQTLKHMPSHTSREILIIMGSLTTCDPGDILQTIKSMKSANIQCSVIGLAAEVRVCKKLCHDTHGRYDVILDETHFKNLLLAHVIPAPSTTNTESSLIRMGFPHHQLNANMDQESPSLCMCHLDSKLSNGFSNVGYFCPQCKSKYCELPVECKACGLTLVSAPHLARSYHHLFPLPLFAELKTEQFDQNCLYCYSCQQELNKTSVFQCGKCTKIFCTDCDMFIHESLHSCPGCSSSRATQNQELVPTVVI
- the LOC141908265 gene encoding general transcription factor IIH subunit 2-like isoform X2, producing MASTSAGIGEELGKFYRWETEYERTWEALKEGDDGSLQASIDEIVLRAKRKRLEERPNNVRLGMMRHMFLVLDMSNAMEDQDLKPNRLLSSLKLLETFVEEYFDQNPISQLGIIVTRSKRSEKLTELGGNPKRHIAALKTLQKKTCQGEPSLQNVLELASQTLKHMPSHTSREILIIMGSLTTCDPGDILQTIKSMKSANIQCSVIGLAAEVRVCKKLCHDTHGRYDVILDETHFKNLLLAHVIPAPSTTNTESSLIRMGFPHHQLNANMDQESPSLCMCHLDSKLSNGFSNVGYFCPQCKSKYCELPVECKACGKLNACIGSAFSSILSSSVSSSVVCRTQNRAVRPELSVLLQLPTRTE